Within Ischnura elegans chromosome 6, ioIscEleg1.1, whole genome shotgun sequence, the genomic segment ATTTCgttagaaaaaatactatgattcTATCATCTAtgtagtgaatttgttccttcaTACTGCCCTAAAATCTAAAATAACTCTGAAATGACCTTTTTGAATAATCCTTTCTAAATAGCATCAGATTCTTGTTTATCTTCTGACACATATTATATTCAGTCTTTTTACACAgagtatattgtaaataaagcaactaattaaaacataaaattttataatggaaaaaaatgggtCAAGTTgtcagagttttttttattacgcttGAAATGAGTTAACTCTTGCTTTGTACAGCAAAGGCCTGGACTAAGACAGGGTTTGTACGCATCTTAAAAACTTGGAAAtgtcaataaatttttaaggtCCATGAAAAGTCAGGGAAATGTCACTAAATACTGAAAATGTCAGTAAAAAATTGAAGCAGTCGGTAAAATTTGTTAATTGTGCAAGAATTCTCCCCAAAAAAATTCATCCTAGTTTTTGCTATTCGTTACTTGCGGGGAATTTTCCTCATCTGAGGTGTTTGAATGCTCTTCTGAGCGTCACCTTGCTGCCTTCAGAGCCCATATCATCTGCTATTTTAGTAGAATTGTTGTCTGTTGTCGACAAACTGATGAGAAGTGAGCTACGTAACAAGTGTTGGGTAGTGGCATGgctgtttgttttaattttataaaaatatgctgTTGAAAATCAGTATAATAATTTCTGAAATTATCATTGAATCAGTAAATTTTGAAACTCCAAAAGTGTGCAAACCCtgtacagtccggccgccgagagttgttcgttgacagctagaaggggaaggaggcaaggttgccaggtaagaaagggaaacgcccacatcacatgtaaacaaaagggttccgtgaagaaaactgccggaagggacgacgagcgtgaaggatccaaaggaggaatcctttgttttggcgattcgcagaaaggactagttttggtggttcaggcttgtttcagtactTCATGTGCATGtaacaacgttgtatgactaggcaagggtatGAGGTGCATttaggggacagcgattggttgccaaccatgttggcgcagggttctccgcccctcctttttgattgccatcggacaactctcgccggctggactgtaagAGGAGTCAAGGCTAGGGATGAAAAGCAAAATGAACCTAATAGGGCATTTTTCAATTGTGATGGTTATGTCATATAGGTTCACTGCAAATTTTATGgcctctgtattttttttattgtgtctGAGGAAATTCTGTTATCTTGTATGGCTGTGAGAGATAAATGGATACACATTCCAGCTTGATGTATTATTGGACTGCAATAGCAGCTCTATGACTTGGTCTTTCATTTTCTGTGCAAATGTTATGTGTGAACATACTGTTGTAATGAAATGTCACTGCAGAGCACCTAAATAACCTCATTGGAAAACTGAAAATTCTACACCATGAGGATTTCCCAGAAAACTTGAGGTTATGTCaattgttcatggtgaaatttttaacaatactgTTTTATTTGATGTGTAGTTTTCTGCGgtgttgtctagatgatgtctccatgcttctgggtttcaccgcgtttaaaaatttacctaataccttcaaataaaattgtaaatggtCTACGAGCAACAGGcccctttatttaattttaaacccatttcttcctTTGGAAACTAGAGTATGAAAGATTGAGCAGCTCTTTCATTAAATTTCTGTAATAAGTACTATTTTTGGAAACTTTTATGATAATATGGACTTTTTCCAATGTTATAATTGATgttgttttatttcaaatatcagagGCAAAGGGAGGCAGAGGAAAGGGCAGCTATGGAAAGGAGAAGGGAATTAGAAGAATTAGAAATTGCCAAAGCAAGAAGTTTGAAAACCAAAGAGGAAGAAGATGAACGTGGGTGGATGAGTGACAAGGAGAAGAACCTTTGGATAAATGGACCAGTACCTATGCCCAGTGTCAATCCTGAGGTGAGGGCTAGCATTAAATAGGACATAACCAGACAGAAGCCTTAAGACTTATGCCACAAGAAATTGCATGTCTCTGATGATAGGCCTAAgcggtgagaaaaaaatttcaaaatcaaggtGCAGACAGAGgcagttaaccctttcgcgccgaatgccacacctgtgcggcgaggatttttttccatgaacaacgaatgccacacctgtgcggcacaggtcgaaaaaagtgaccgtggcggacaaaatagacccacggacgcggtcgcccctcgtgatccgccttagcgcgagcccagtcccatcttcggccgctcaggtcgaccctttcttatcctctccatgcggtcaactactgttatttgcagtgtgttttccaaaactatatttgttgcttacttttcatatctattgctataaatgaattcatctttttttgctgaccacatggaaattttaaacaaaattctaacgttaatatcaatggagttatagaccaactagtaaatatactaaatccgtctaaattaacgttagaacttcgtttaaaatttctgcacgctcggaaaagaaacacaaaatacattttgaatgtaaaaaatcgatgcgaacaacaaatatttgcatatattttgcactaatattttagccagttgaccgcgaactcgtcctaggaaggggcttttaatccttcgagggtctgggacagaggccgaggaaagggatcggcgccccactgagttgggtccaaaaatggttagggagggaaccactgcccaCAGTCGGTGCAAAAAAGCTTCGtgcaggggagtaaagaaaactttcaagagactcgtattgaggaagaatttccctcaacgaaggtccggcgcgaaagggttaaattctGTTTTCCTATCTGGCTTTCAAGATTTGTGATTTCATCAGGTTTCATTTTGCATGATACTGAAGTTGAGAGCCCCATCAACACATTCCATGCTCACAATATTTTGAAACATGATCctttgtaatgcgggttgcaggTTTTAAAGTGTGGGTTCCTGCCCTTGGTATCGGGAAGCAAATACTCACACACAAATGTTTtaagttttaacccaaagtttatttccatgtagaatcgcAATTTCCAAATCAGTTCAATGAAATGGCAAAGCAATAATGAATTtttgcgtctagaatagccaaaagttaagatattaAAGTTAAGATAGGGTTGCAGGTTTTAAAGTGTGGGTTCCTGCCCTTGGTATCGGGAAGCAAATACTCACACACAAATGTTTaaagttttaacccaaagttaATTTCCATGTAGAATAGCAATTTCCAAATCAGTTCAATGAAAAGGCAaagcagtaaataaatttttgcgtctagaatagccataAGTTAAGatattacagtgaaacctcgatataacgacaccccacggtgcactaataaacactcgctatagcgaattgtcgctttaccggaggtggagcgaataatagccaatatacttgttacgaacagatatacaggaacaggagtggtgcggcgacagataaacatctatcccataaacgtaagcataaatccagacgaaaggcgatgtttttttgcatcactaaatttccttactcaaataacgactaactattcaaacaatttataagcgccgcactgaataaaaatcatgcaaagcattgtttcgtcatcattatatttatcgaatgacagtttaccacataaatttgagactgagcactccattaacttcatttctaacagatcgctagcaattacagaggttaaggagtcttcatgaaagtcttccggcggtaaaaccctcgctatggcgagagccaacaccgaaagggtctcgtaaaaacgaattctttaacacgcttattatagggtcaattgacggtgcatcggctatctctcgtaatagcgggggtgtcgctatagcccgtaatcgctttaacgaggttccactgtaccaaAGTCTAGGGAAAgtgaggagctgctggtgatggcacgggcaGATAGCGAGGCGATTCAATTGCATGGGCCATCCGGCCTGTGCTTCGGCTCCCGCCGAAGGCTACATTGTGACTGACGAGGGACCAGTGACTGAGTAGGAGTTACTGCGTGCTAATAGCATCTCCActgtgccattatatagggaagtggaaccaggatgttttcgtcaaaGAGGAAGGGGTAAAGAATGGTTAGGGGTTCTCGAAAGTGAAAAGGTTCCAATCCCGaggcattgtttgacaagctggctattctgagacatCACGCAACAACACAATTATGTAtgttttggaaatggaaatcatCATGactgaaatttttgtaaaaattataaaatttactttaacgaAGAGAACACATGAGTTTTGATATTGGGATCATTCTTTCGTTCTATTTGTTATTAATCcatcttttttcataaaattgaaattatattgtttCACATATCCTGCATAATTGGTGATACGTTCCCACAATACACAGGTTTAATTCCACTACTTTTTCACTGTTCATCAGTATTTTAGAAAACCTCAATTTTGCTTCGTATCAAGCCtcgtaattttgtggaaaaaacttTTAGCAACATCATGTGAAAGCCAAAGTTACTTTTTTAGCCAGGAAATGATTATATGCATAGATGATACCTAATTATAAGTTTTATTGCACTCAAGACAATATTAGGAGTGCAATTAATACATCTATGATAAATATAAACTAGAAATGGTACATATTTTCCACACTATAATATGAAGCTACTACATTACCAACGATGATTttgacattctatgtcattttcaaggacaaggacatataatgttgaaaccatggtcagtggtGTAGCAGTTTTATACTGAAATTAATCATGAAAGGGTCCCTATGGTTTCCATAGAATGTTGTTTCATCGTACACCATGACATTTTTCATAGagctaattatttcaaattttgtttcttttaatacAGGCTGTTCTTCCAGCATTGGATTCATTCTTCTCATCGAATGACTTTGAAGATGATCTGCTGGATCCTCTTCAGCCGATGAACTCTAATTCTTCAGTGATGGTCCCAGACCGAACTCTTAAACCTGTATCTCTAGAGTTACCTTCTCCTACATCGTGAGTTGAAAGTCATTTCTATATGTTTAATTGTGGTATATAAGCTTTATTTACTTCATGGTGAGGcaaaaaaacccagtactgtttcacaaacttttatttgctgccgACTAATTTTGATGACTATGGTGTCATTCTCAAGATGAACTAGTAgatagcaaataaaagtttgtggaacagtactggactttttgcttcaccatgaatatctcatcgttccaccaagtcacgcccaaATCAATTGACTTTATTTTCTTGTTTAAATTCATTATCTTTTTGatagaattccatatttttatattattccaatTGGACTATGTGTCCGTCTTCTTTGTTGCCGTGAAGATGTGTGGAGAATATCTTTTGGAACCCTTTGCTTCTAGCCCACCTCCTCTTTGATAACAGctgtaacttgatttttttagtttatagACCGACAAATTATTACATCTTAAGCCTAATTATCTTCTGGTGAAGTGGTGTAGCGaagattttgaaatggggagggtttaccagagatttcggggcccctccagggtgtatggaaaacaccccaagGCAACATGAGTCAGGGGGTTGTCCCTCGaaaactttttgattttttttacgtcgaaatcatgatttttaggactcaaaaacagtaattttgtataagtatttattaaaataaagcaaataaatttGATGAAGTAAAAGCTCAAAAGGCTTTACTTGGAAGGGGTTGGAACCCCTCTACCCCCATCTCCCCTGTGGCTATGTCACTGTTCTGGTGTGACTATGAGTTGGCCTGCAaagtaataattcaaaattgataGCTCAGTTTTTGTAGTGGATTGAGGTGTAGTCAATTCCTACTTATTTTATAGAGTTCGTATTGCTTTCATTTTATGAGCTTCCACTTAATTTTCAGCAGTGGTGGATGTTttatgttcaaatttaatttgttGTCTTGATAATTGTTTCGATTATCAATGAAATTGCTAAGCTGATACGTATTGCTGTGCCTTCTGagctcactttcctttcattaAAGATCCTTCCATAAATGAtatcatattttgaatattttggtaaTTTACCTGATAAATAATTCACAGAAATTAATGTCACTCTTTGCCCTTTAtcagcatttttattttggttcaatttaaatgtgatttgaaaaaaatgttcacaggtaatttgcattgaaatatttttagaatgatttggttttaattaaaaaatttaatgaaaaggtAGAATATTCATTATATGGGAATCCTTGTTTTGTGTTGGACATCTGTCATTTTCGTATCTAATTATTAAAACAATACTTcatgaaagtgaatattttcacctTTCTAGGGATTTGCAGCCTTCCCGAGGTCAATCTCGCCCAAGTGTAGATCGATCGACTAAGCCCTCATCTCTACTTCTTAGTCCCTCATCCCTGATGATTCACGGTGCTGGCAGGCCATCCAGGCTACGTATGGTGGTGATTCCTTCTCGGCTGATGCGCACCTTCCTTGCATTGGCCCAACAGAATACACAATGTAATGTGGAGACATGTGGTATTCTTGCAGGAAAACTGGTGAGACTTCGTCAAATATTGTGGTGGATCATAAGTTTCTGCTTATATTGAAAAAGTAGATATTCTTCCGTATGTCATCCCTTTTGGAATCTGGAGCTGGGGGCCGTATCCTGTAtgtccaaaccgatcggtgctgCACTGATTTGTCGGTTGGGATGTCACACCGACTCCCAGTAAGCAGTCGTGAGATTCTGTATGATCCCATTCGGTGGGGCACCGACATGACAAcaggagatcgtcggtagccgcaCTGACACCAAAAAAGTGTCGATTAAGGCCACCAACTGGTGGGTTTCATGAATGCCCCCATGCACATTGTAGGTTTAATTTGTTTTCCCCTCATCActgagtaaataatgaggtttgccgCTAATGTTATCTCTTCCTCTCCCTTTGAATAGGaatataattcactgtgtcatcaactattgattaccttgacataaatataagatattggttaataagcATGACGATTGCCACTATGTTATggctttctctcatttatgttatcaCTTTCACTAGCTTGGAATAGGCTTTATTTCactatatcattatttatttactcccttgacatagaaaagatatttttgatcaaatatgagttttgctGCAACGTTATCACTTTATGTCACTCTCATTAGGTAATTATATTTCACTCAATcgtcatttggcgtttctctcgacagagaaataagatattttttgcttaaaaaataagcCTAGTGCTTGGTAATCGCTTGtgtaaacatttgaaaataacaaCTTATTGTTTTTAAGTTGTATATGCAGTTGGATCTGGATTTAGTATATGTAtttgcattcatcgttttcctgtatttaatgtttattttttgaggtCCCTATACATTCAAAAAATTTACCTTTACATGTAGTTTCCACATGCTATGTCGTGAAAATTTTTCCTGCACAAGGTTTCTTTACCTGATTTAGTATATTTTGTGACACATCATGCAAATAATTATCCAAATCTTTAAACTTTTGCTcagtaacaagaatattcatacgAAATTTTAGCCAGAGTTGATTGAATATACTGGGTAGCACTTCTTTATTGGCATTCTTCTTTGAACTGCAGCACTGTGACCATCAACAAGGAATCAAGGTGATTTATCTGAACATTATGTTTCACTCCCCCCTTCTGATTCCAATCAaagataaatgcgatggtggttggcgtaacatggtgaaactccagatgatgatacgctgtatcgaaaccggtcgcaatatattttattttgtgaaacagctaagtgttttcttaacctttgtgcaccaatcaaagatatttttagtgTTTGATTTTATCTAATGGTGCTACGTCATCCATAAATAACTAGTAATCACTTTCCTTATCGTTTAATTCTTGAATTTGCCTTCAATCTTTTCAGGTCCATAGAAATTTCTTTGTGGCTATATCCGTTCCTCAAAAAGTTCCTCTTCCGTTGGTTTTAATAGATAAACCAATTTTTGTTGCTCTCGTTGGTGCTGGGGGCACAGCCTCATTGCACCATTTTCTTGCACGTAATATTGTGGATATGTGCTAAAGATGAAGTATTGTTAACATCATGTTATTTTCCTCTTTCTTGGAGGTTAGCATCGAGATCAGCTGATTGTGACACACCTACTGGTTCCCAAGCAGACTGGCACTGCTGATTCCTGTACCACaaaaaatgaagaggaaatatttgaCTACCAAGATCAGCATGATCTCATCACCCTTGGCTGGATTCATGTAAGTGATGTATAGTGAGACTTTCCCTTTAATTAGATTTATCCTGTGGTATATGGGTAATCTTTGTCCTGCTCTATTCACTTTCCCTGATGATCGCACAATCCCCTGTTATGTTTTAATCttcaaagatttttttggaaaaccttTGTTGTGAATGAATGTAAGGAATATGACTAAGGTTTAACCCTGCTTCTTGATAGGTGCAACTTGCTATGGATTCGGCATATTATCTGATATAATGTTGTAAGTGCTTTTTACAATTCCAAATGTTGCCTCTTTTTCTGTTTGAGGAATGTTGtcattaattatgtaatttttgctacatttttaatgaaacttcTTTAACTTAGCTTTATTTAAATTTGCTAATGGTCTTTGTGTTGATTATTTGTTCAAAAATGGAGGCAATTCAATGTACAATGGATGCTTTATGATTGCTCCTCCAAATTGAATTTGCATTTTCAAAGGAAGGTGTAATGCATATTTTATGGAAGTCGATGAAATATAAATGATCACTTGCCTTTAGAGCACATTATGGAGATTGtctgtaaaatttaaaagaagttatATCTATGATTGGTATGTAATTTGAATCTCCTCTTGGGAGTgagtgaaagtgaattttttgtCCATAATGCAAATATGTATAAAGTTTTGATTGAaataagctgaaaatttttagatatttgCTCATGGAACGAGGAAAGTGAGTCTGAAATTCTTATGGTGTAGGCACCCTcgatacaaaaaaaaatgattctgTGACACATTCAGCGTGGAGCACATCAAATGACATGGGCCAGTCCAAGTTGAGATACGGAGCACATGAATTaacgtgctctgccggtcggatggggggcctttctccgcctccgtacgtgactaatatccacttccgagtcttccgattgtgtgcatggccttcagcaggCTTCCTTCTTTCGACCCGTGCGCGACGTTTGAAAACAGcagtatttgaacagaagttatggCGCGAAAACCGTTCTCTacttttctttcttaatttatcggccgattctgacaaCTTCCATGAAAATCttcgcattgaatgtgttaatgtgCTTCATATTTGATTGTGCTTATCATTCATAACCATTTCATTAGCTGGATGTATTGTGAGGAAAGGATAGGAATCATCTGGGGATTTTTTAGTTGCCTCTTCAACACATACACTGCAGTGCTAGTCATAGTGACTTTCCAGTCATAATAACCGATAATGGGGAAACTTAATTCCAATGGATATCTCATGCCATGAATGACCAGGGCTGATTAGTTAGGCATACATATATCATGGCTGAAGTGATTATGACTGCagtttcaaaacagagtaaaattcattttatattcattatcaATGATATTTCTGTATATCATGAACCAATAATATGCCTCTGATATGAAACAATGATAGTGTCACAGTAAATACGTGCTGATTCACTATGGTGGTCAATGTGTTTAGTTACTTATTCTAATTGGGGTATGATTTTTAATCTTTCTTAGTGAGAGGGACAATGAAATAAAGTTTCTAATTCTATCATTCATCTAATAATTCTAGTATCCatctgtgattttttttaactgcatAGTTGTTATATTTATAATTCCAAAATCAGCAGTAGTCCCTTTCCTTTATTCCTCAGCAATGATTTTatgaattcttgttttttttattctattgacaatttttaatatGTTAATCGTTATGGATAGTAATATTTTCGAAGATCTATTAGAAGTGCACTGTTTGCTATGATAAACCTTTGTACAAATCCCAACACTTATAGAAAGAACTGCCATGCCATTATGTATGCTCTCCCCTCCTGAGGAAATCAACTGGCTTTTCAGCTACCACACCTTTGAGTGATGCATGGTGAAGGACTGAAAGTAATGTATTATTGGGGCATTTGAGTGATCATGCTTCTCATTGTTTGTAATGCTCTGCCATTGGACTTGAATTCTGGTTATTCATGGAGTGACACTCATTTCGTTTCATTGGGATCGATAATTTGAAGGCTAATGTGGCATTCTTGTTTTGTGAACTAAGCATCTTTTCAATATCTTTCAGACACATCCCAGTCAGACTGCATTCTTGTCAAGTGTAGACCTGCACACCCATTGTTCATATCAGCGTATGATGCCAGAGGCTGTTGCTGTTGTTTGTGCTCCCCGATACAATGAGtgagtcatttaatttaatgtgttTATTCCATAGGATAATACCTTCTCCGCTGGTATATCCCAGTTGACATGCATCAGAAATTCCATGAGGGAAAACTTTCACCTGAGCTCCATAATGAACCCTCATGATTTTATTTTGTAACAATTTAATCCAGCAGAATTCTAACATACAAGTGAATTAAAAGTTACTTATGtattaattagtgatgggtcggttcgattcctcgattcttcgattcctcgattcttgaccaagaaccggaatcgaaaacgagtacttgccaaagtgaaaaatcgattccgattccagtagttcttcaaaccacaaatttatatacggcCGCGTTTCGAACAGTCATTCGAATTTtagcgccacgtaatcgtaataagaaaacacatatcttgggatgtgcgagtactcgaaaatacGAATCGAGTCGAGTTGTTGgtactcgagcgtttcgagtagcattacgaatgtcgagtcgagtagttaaggttacagagctttcgtggctagtaggtccagcaatctgccgacaggaagtgctatcatgaaactcaagtaataatgcagtttttaaagccgataagtcattctaatgccttggcctggtagtttcagcttgccgaatacattAAATTTGTCGACgagggcgccgaatacctttacgccagccgcggcggccgatcgtcttcctacccggcacgcactggtccgaaatcggaaaaagctggaatgaagcccaaaatgacctttttggggatagagacttgaaacttagcgtaaatactcataaattattatcggatatagatttatatgccattttacataaatacgaccctttagtgagatactgtggtccaaacatgaccaatttttcaatgccacgctacatatcgtttttcctcaaaaatctttgaatttatccaagtggttttgcgttgatatgatttatatggaataaaaaacgcagtATTCCTTtaacctggtgctttgcctataccgtagcctacgttatatacaaggccgtccaacgtcgggaaaaagctgggacagcgcacgtagttgagtcttcggccggtagaggcgctcttttgagaacatgaattacatgagatcttacgggaaatagcaacggaactgatgaaattacgttatttttatcttaagagaggctctaaattctttctaatacttgtaaatctacataatacccagcaagccacctttagggtgtttggcaggggaaaataatgaagaatgagaaaaagcgaggatatttattttaaggaggtctcgagaaaattagtcctaaggcgattgattttggaccctattgcaaaacatttttcgatggaaatgattactcactaaccaaaacttaccaaatatacaagaattgccatgagaaaaaaatctcctgaaccgggaatcgaactgcggtcataccgccatgcgcgtctttagggcagggttgagactcttaaccggtcgtgaaggggccataactaggacttttgtcagggggtgcaacgatcagtttgccactatccctcccgtgatccccttctctcttccacccctaaaatataatacctctgtaatccatttttttattgtgcgttagttgaaattactcgccgtatgtatgctgtgaagaacttttattaatattagtttaaaatgatttttaattattttggctaactaatttaattatgaaagttaaataacttttctaataaatgtttcaaaattttctgctcccctctctgaaatcttcgccagaggcacacgcccccctgcaacgccctagctccagtcttgggttgcggcttcattgaagtccttttttcccgcgttgacatccttgacgaaccacaagggtttaaaatctagcagtgacggatatagatctgcaccaactaggtggggggcctatcttcgtgaattactacacaaccaggggaatttccccctagccgaaggggggttcggggattttgaaagttaggattttccagactcaaaaacggctgttttagactaattcattgataaaaaagacactatattatgcaggCGCAGTAGATCGTTTTACCAATGccaaagcgttaaaataggccctataaggttaaaaataatttgtattttgactcgttatagttggtaaatttgccggaaaattttgctatctgctttacgtcaaagtacatatgaaaatttcaatttttatctatagcgtacgactcctaagcatctcccctccccatggatccgccactctcatcttgtaccatgagcctcggaacaattgccatgggaatcaaagaaagtctgctcagtggcctggaaatccaagatcacagcctcgattcccggttcaggggaatattttctcatgggaaattcatggatatatcaccgccgttcacgcaatctcacgtggaggggaggggggtcctggcaagtatcacgtcattttttccgcaagaaacagcgtacCTAGACCTAGGGGgtcgaaccgattctcacccaatctcacgtggaggggaggggggtcctggcaagtatcacgtcattttttctgcaagaaacagcgtaaaattgtaagaaaactgggtggaattgagcaaaacgtgttcctctattaaactagttaaattatattttttgtgggaattttcacaGATGGCCAACGTTCATTCAGAAGACTATACCATTGCACGCCTTGTGACCCCAT encodes:
- the LOC124160804 gene encoding STAM-binding protein-like A, whose protein sequence is MEDESDIHGKIADCGASSVEPNLRIKQLTEYGNSVDIDSNIPPRRYYRSGLEMVRMANVYMEEGSLENAFILYMKFMTLFLEKIRTHPDFATVSVTDRATNSQKLREVMPQAENLKSLLLERYTKEYQKHLEYKRQREAEERAAMERRRELEELEIAKARSLKTKEEEDERGWMSDKEKNLWINGPVPMPSVNPEAVLPALDSFFSSNDFEDDLLDPLQPMNSNSSVMVPDRTLKPVSLELPSPTSDLQPSRGQSRPSVDRSTKPSSLLLSPSSLMIHGAGRPSRLRMVVIPSRLMRTFLALAQQNTQCNVETCGILAGKLHRDQLIVTHLLVPKQTGTADSCTTKNEEEIFDYQDQHDLITLGWIHTHPSQTAFLSSVDLHTHCSYQRMMPEAVAVVCAPRYNETGFYVLTPDYGLDFIANCRQTGFHPHPSKPPLFMEAEHTKLNEAAAIEVVDLRR